A window of the Prosthecobacter debontii genome harbors these coding sequences:
- a CDS encoding TIGR00266 family protein, whose translation MNPWYYVDSESQRHQVTEEQLQSLAAAGVVRPETLIWTEGQSEWRRASQVLPALFSRAAGTPPPVPGGPPPFPGGSGMRAHDVDYEIHGNEMQIVEVELDPGETVIAEAGGMNYMDNGIVFETKMGDGSSTSEGGLMGILKNVGKRVLTGESIFMTHFTNRAPTGKKRVAFAAPYPGKIIPLKLSDYGGEILCEKDAFLCAAYGTSVGIAFQKRFGAGLFGGEGFILQRLKGDGMAFIHAGGTIIKKELKGETMRVDTGCLVAFTQGVSYDIERAGNLKSMFFGGEGLFLTTLSGHGTVWLQSLPFSRLADRILANAPSAGGKATGEGSVLGGIGRLFDGD comes from the coding sequence ATGAATCCTTGGTATTACGTCGATTCCGAAAGCCAGCGCCATCAGGTCACTGAAGAGCAACTGCAATCCCTCGCCGCCGCTGGTGTGGTGCGTCCTGAGACCCTGATCTGGACGGAGGGACAGTCTGAGTGGCGCCGTGCTTCGCAGGTCTTGCCCGCCTTGTTCAGCAGAGCTGCGGGCACACCTCCTCCCGTGCCGGGAGGTCCGCCACCCTTTCCAGGAGGCTCCGGCATGCGGGCTCACGATGTGGACTATGAGATCCATGGCAATGAGATGCAAATCGTCGAGGTCGAGTTGGACCCCGGTGAAACCGTCATCGCGGAAGCAGGCGGGATGAACTACATGGACAATGGCATCGTCTTTGAAACCAAGATGGGCGATGGCTCCTCAACCTCCGAAGGCGGTTTGATGGGCATCTTGAAAAACGTCGGCAAGCGTGTGCTGACTGGCGAATCCATCTTCATGACCCATTTCACCAATCGTGCTCCGACGGGTAAGAAACGGGTCGCCTTCGCAGCGCCTTATCCGGGCAAAATCATCCCTCTGAAGCTTAGTGATTATGGCGGGGAGATTCTCTGTGAGAAGGATGCCTTTCTCTGCGCAGCCTATGGCACCTCTGTGGGCATTGCCTTCCAGAAACGATTCGGTGCGGGGCTCTTTGGCGGAGAAGGATTCATTCTTCAGCGTCTGAAAGGTGATGGCATGGCCTTCATCCATGCCGGGGGCACCATCATCAAAAAAGAACTCAAGGGTGAGACCATGCGGGTGGATACCGGCTGCTTGGTCGCCTTTACCCAAGGCGTGAGCTACGACATCGAGCGGGCGGGCAATCTAAAGAGCATGTTCTTTGGTGGTGAGGGGCTGTTCCTCACGACCCTTTCAGGTCATGGCACCGTCTGGCTCCAGAGCCTGCCGTTCTCACGTCTGGCGGACCGTATCCTGGCCAATGCTCCTTCCGCAGGAGGGAAAGCCACCGGTGAAGGTTCCGTGCTCGGTGGCATTGGCCGCCTTTTCGACGGGGATTGA
- a CDS encoding ComEA family DNA-binding protein: MKYILTVLLLIGFTLPSAEAEAAAKKKAAAKVEAPSTEVEAAAKTLTPTQKTKLMEILNKGDDAALQSLPGIGETRAKAVVKGRPFAEPLDLLKVEGIGDATFARIVSHAKADFPEKAKKKASPKAEGEDSKKKAPTAEKKTAKE, translated from the coding sequence ATGAAATACATCCTTACTGTTCTGCTCTTGATTGGATTTACCCTGCCTTCAGCCGAGGCCGAGGCCGCCGCAAAGAAGAAAGCCGCTGCTAAGGTGGAAGCTCCGTCTACAGAGGTCGAAGCCGCAGCCAAGACGCTGACACCCACGCAGAAGACGAAGCTGATGGAAATCCTCAACAAGGGGGATGATGCAGCTCTGCAATCACTTCCTGGGATTGGAGAAACACGAGCTAAAGCGGTGGTCAAAGGCCGACCTTTCGCAGAACCCCTCGATCTCTTGAAAGTCGAAGGCATCGGGGATGCGACATTTGCTCGGATCGTGTCTCACGCGAAGGCGGATTTCCCTGAAAAGGCGAAGAAAAAAGCCAGCCCAAAAGCGGAGGGCGAGGACTCCAAAAAGAAAGCACCCACTGCGGAGAAAAAAACCGCGAAAGAATAA
- a CDS encoding carbon-nitrogen hydrolase, with amino-acid sequence MSTVTLGLIQGTTYASKAESHARHDELIRDAAARGAQIICLQELYDIPYFCTRQDTSLFDLAEPMPGPTTDHLAALAKELGVVIIAPLFEKRGPGLYHNTVAVLDADGTYLGKYRKMHIPQDPGFEEKFYFTPGDLGYKVWDTKFGRIGVLICWDQWYPEAARLTALAGAEILFYPTAIGWLSSEKAELGTAQHCAWESVQRGHAVANGCYVAAVNRTGFQDDTEFWGQSFVANPYGEIIAKGTVENEEVILVKCDLQAVEDFRRIWPFFRDRRIDTYAPLTKRYLDE; translated from the coding sequence ATGTCCACTGTCACTCTCGGCCTCATCCAAGGCACCACCTATGCCAGCAAGGCGGAGAGCCATGCCCGGCATGATGAGTTGATCCGTGACGCGGCAGCTCGCGGTGCCCAGATCATTTGCCTGCAGGAGCTCTATGACATCCCTTACTTTTGCACGCGGCAGGATACGTCTCTTTTCGATCTCGCCGAACCCATGCCTGGGCCGACCACCGATCATCTCGCCGCCTTGGCGAAGGAACTCGGTGTGGTTATCATCGCACCTCTGTTTGAGAAACGCGGGCCGGGTTTGTATCACAACACGGTGGCCGTGCTGGACGCCGATGGCACTTATCTCGGCAAATACCGGAAGATGCACATTCCTCAGGATCCGGGCTTCGAAGAGAAGTTTTACTTCACCCCAGGTGACCTCGGTTACAAGGTCTGGGACACCAAGTTTGGCCGCATCGGTGTGCTCATCTGCTGGGATCAATGGTATCCCGAAGCGGCTCGCCTGACCGCTCTGGCGGGAGCAGAGATTCTCTTTTATCCCACCGCCATCGGCTGGCTGAGCAGCGAGAAAGCTGAACTCGGCACTGCCCAGCACTGCGCTTGGGAATCCGTGCAGCGCGGTCATGCCGTGGCCAATGGCTGCTACGTGGCCGCCGTCAATCGGACTGGATTTCAAGACGATACGGAGTTCTGGGGGCAGAGCTTCGTCGCCAACCCCTATGGTGAGATCATCGCCAAGGGAACCGTGGAAAACGAAGAAGTCATCCTGGTGAAGTGTGATCTTCAAGCGGTGGAGGATTTCCGTCGCATCTGGCCGTTTTTCCGTGATCGTCGCATTGACACCTACGCCCCTTTGACCAAACGCTATCTCGATGAGTAA
- a CDS encoding agmatine deiminase family protein: protein MSKGYPQNYRLPAEFEPQEAIWLSWPSNKESCPKTFHKLQDKFGEIASTISRYERVRINAPMLSHMNIRLSIADNEGDLSQVDLYEHVTNDVWCRDHGPIFIKHNESGQVAITDWNFNAWGGKFPYDLDNTIPEKAASVLKMDRYTSDFTVEGGAIETNGKGLLMTTEAVLLNPNRNGGKARTKAEMEKELKAMLGVTNIVWFKEGIEGDDTDGHIDDIVRFVREDAVICMVESKETDPNFKVLKQIREQLDDVRTADGSKLEIIEIEMPNAIEAKDWRLSRLPASYANFMILNNAVMVPIFGQKKKDAIAEDKIAECFPGREIISVTCKDLVMEGGALHCIAMHQPK, encoded by the coding sequence ATGAGTAAAGGATACCCGCAGAACTACCGCCTCCCCGCCGAATTTGAACCGCAGGAGGCCATTTGGCTTTCGTGGCCCTCCAACAAGGAGAGCTGCCCGAAGACCTTCCACAAACTGCAGGATAAGTTTGGCGAAATCGCCAGCACCATCTCCCGCTATGAGCGCGTGCGCATCAATGCCCCGATGCTCAGCCACATGAACATCCGCCTGAGCATCGCCGACAATGAAGGTGACCTCAGCCAGGTGGATCTCTATGAGCATGTCACCAACGATGTGTGGTGCCGTGACCATGGTCCGATCTTCATCAAGCACAATGAAAGCGGTCAGGTGGCCATCACCGACTGGAACTTCAACGCCTGGGGCGGCAAGTTCCCTTACGATCTCGACAACACCATTCCTGAAAAGGCCGCTAGCGTCCTGAAAATGGACCGCTACACCTCCGACTTCACCGTGGAAGGCGGTGCCATCGAAACCAATGGTAAGGGCCTGCTCATGACGACGGAGGCGGTGCTGCTCAATCCCAACCGCAACGGCGGTAAAGCCCGCACCAAGGCGGAGATGGAGAAAGAACTGAAGGCCATGCTGGGCGTGACCAACATCGTTTGGTTCAAAGAAGGCATCGAAGGCGATGACACGGACGGTCACATCGATGACATCGTGCGTTTCGTCCGTGAAGACGCCGTCATCTGCATGGTGGAAAGTAAGGAGACCGATCCGAACTTCAAAGTGTTGAAGCAGATCCGTGAACAGCTCGATGACGTCCGCACCGCTGATGGTAGCAAGCTGGAGATCATCGAGATCGAAATGCCGAACGCCATCGAGGCCAAAGACTGGCGTCTGAGCCGTCTGCCCGCCAGCTACGCCAACTTCATGATCCTGAACAACGCAGTCATGGTTCCAATCTTCGGCCAGAAGAAGAAAGACGCGATTGCAGAAGACAAGATCGCTGAGTGCTTCCCAGGTCGTGAGATCATCTCCGTGACCTGCAAGGACCTCGTCATGGAAGGCGGTGCCCTGCATTGCATCGCCATGCATCAGCCGAAGTAA
- a CDS encoding RrF2 family transcriptional regulator, whose amino-acid sequence MRLTKRGEYALRTLIRLGVAAKKGTDVISVATLAENEKLPYKFLENILAELRVAGYVESRRGKMGGVMLAQPAKSIKMGDVVRLIDGKLAPIGCASETDYERCTCPDEAHCGLRMLMIDVRNAIANILDRYTLDHVVEVTMRKEERKGTCKPKVKPTPASARHADPADGFLAALLEIQPH is encoded by the coding sequence ATGCGATTGACCAAACGTGGAGAATACGCCCTGCGCACCTTAATCCGGCTCGGAGTAGCCGCGAAAAAGGGCACAGATGTAATTTCCGTGGCTACTTTGGCAGAAAACGAGAAGCTACCCTACAAGTTTCTGGAGAACATTTTGGCAGAACTTCGTGTGGCCGGTTATGTGGAAAGTCGCCGAGGTAAGATGGGAGGCGTCATGCTGGCCCAACCCGCCAAGAGCATCAAGATGGGTGATGTCGTGCGTCTCATCGACGGCAAGTTAGCCCCGATTGGCTGCGCGAGTGAGACCGACTACGAGCGATGTACCTGTCCCGATGAAGCTCACTGCGGGCTGAGAATGCTGATGATCGATGTGCGCAATGCCATCGCCAACATCCTCGACCGCTACACTCTCGACCATGTGGTGGAGGTCACCATGCGCAAAGAAGAGCGCAAAGGCACCTGCAAACCGAAGGTCAAACCCACCCCCGCCTCCGCACGCCATGCAGATCCCGCCGATGGATTCTTGGCAGCCCTCCTCGAAATTCAGCCTCACTAA
- a CDS encoding YezD family protein: MTHSPQDNAPEAWIDIVRQKVASMRFGSVQIVVHEGRVTQVESTEKTRLSNEAVTPIRK; the protein is encoded by the coding sequence ATGACCCACAGTCCCCAAGATAACGCCCCAGAAGCGTGGATTGACATCGTCAGGCAAAAAGTGGCCTCCATGCGCTTTGGCTCGGTGCAAATCGTCGTCCACGAAGGTCGTGTCACCCAAGTGGAAAGCACGGAAAAAACCCGGCTTTCTAACGAAGCCGTTACCCCGATCCGGAAATAG
- a CDS encoding succinylglutamate desuccinylase/aspartoacylase domain-containing protein, producing MSIVSTIQLTRDRLSSQHEFQDSTDAIFIPKLVFPASKKGMCMKFGVFAGVHGDEDAGILAVHELIQWASTKPVELEDFELHFYPICNPSGCTLGTRHSHSGLDLNREFWVGSDQPEIQYLEQQLRAERYEGILALHSDDTSDGCYGFVSGSLLSEQILEPALAAAHEILPRNEAYVIDGFLAEHGIIKEGYHGILSAPPEQRPHAMEVVFETPALAPINQQVAATVIAVKTMLAQYRLLQAYAPNL from the coding sequence ATGTCCATCGTCTCCACGATTCAGCTCACCAGAGATCGTTTATCGTCTCAGCATGAGTTTCAGGACAGCACTGACGCCATCTTCATCCCCAAGCTCGTTTTTCCGGCCTCCAAGAAAGGCATGTGCATGAAGTTTGGCGTCTTTGCTGGTGTCCACGGCGATGAAGACGCAGGAATTCTCGCCGTGCATGAACTCATCCAGTGGGCTTCCACGAAGCCTGTGGAACTGGAGGATTTCGAACTGCACTTCTATCCCATTTGCAATCCCAGCGGCTGCACCCTCGGCACACGCCATTCTCATTCTGGGCTCGATCTCAATCGTGAGTTTTGGGTCGGCTCCGACCAGCCTGAAATTCAATACCTCGAGCAACAACTCCGTGCTGAACGTTACGAGGGCATCCTGGCCCTTCACTCAGATGACACCTCCGATGGCTGCTACGGCTTTGTCAGCGGCTCTCTCCTCAGTGAGCAGATCCTGGAGCCTGCCCTCGCCGCCGCTCATGAGATTCTGCCTCGGAATGAAGCCTATGTGATCGACGGCTTTCTAGCCGAACATGGCATTATCAAAGAAGGTTACCACGGTATCTTGAGCGCACCTCCTGAGCAGCGCCCTCATGCCATGGAAGTGGTCTTTGAAACGCCCGCCTTAGCCCCTATCAACCAGCAAGTCGCCGCCACTGTCATCGCAGTGAAAACCATGTTGGCTCAGTATCGCCTGCTTCAGGCTTACGCGCCTAACTTGTAA
- a CDS encoding beta strand repeat-containing protein: MLIPSPRRRLLITLLSFSTPWLLPAQDGTWINATSNSSWGNTANWSDGLIAQGINAVANFSTLDLTANRTVNLAADRTVGTLIFGDALTPSNNWIIANGNGGPWTLTLATSVEKPLIEVINQIATISAILGGTQGFTKTGSGTLTLNNPANTFTGGITLNAGTINFAANALDDNTLTFAANATLGWTAGNTQDISAQIMLSDGVTATLATGANAVVFTSTLNTGPEGSASVTKTGAGNLTLTAAQTYLGTTRVNNGRLILSGGDDRLAASSRVTLGQGTNSGLLQLGDSTGPSHQTLSAITMAGTGTANAIVGGHETFSNLTINNTTAVTYAGKLGGEGSSENQLILVKDGSAALTLTNAGNSFGGDVWIVGGTLAITRSGALGTAAKTVYISGNTSAPTLKLDGSTEDIHLPASISLVTSNDNTTNPALLSNAGNNTVAGSIALTSGGFGNGQTRLKVTAGSLTLSGNLTPSEDAAGPTTAILDASLGATGRVPGSIADLGALTVSITKAGTGIWELAGDNSFTGGVTINAGTLQITRIGSAGTAQPLGTANTAILLGSGTTTGTLEYTGTQDATLTRGITSASAGGGIVRNSGGAVLTLSGTQAKNGRPLTYSGGTFLITGRITGVNPGDLILDTARVTLSNNTNNYTGSTLVQNGSTLIVANTSGSATGTSSVFVDASSTLKGTGLIQTGADASIIIQGKLIVGEALGQTAALLSLQASPESQLVFEANSVVWLNLFAHQTADRLALAGSVVIAQGATLKLTGSAFGVAGDSFQLFDWAGLTGLSGQFTLDASGLDLPPGYALDISQLYDSGYITLTTSVVPEPHRLFMILAGGLLTLFRRRRS, encoded by the coding sequence ATGTTGATTCCCTCCCCCCGCCGACGTCTTCTCATCACTCTGCTCTCTTTCTCCACCCCGTGGCTACTCCCTGCTCAAGATGGTACGTGGATCAATGCCACCTCGAACTCGAGCTGGGGCAACACCGCCAATTGGTCTGACGGCCTCATCGCCCAAGGCATCAATGCCGTGGCAAACTTCAGCACGCTCGACCTAACTGCTAATCGCACCGTGAACCTAGCCGCAGATCGCACCGTAGGGACTTTGATCTTTGGGGATGCCCTCACGCCTTCGAACAATTGGATCATCGCCAATGGCAACGGGGGGCCATGGACACTGACTTTGGCGACCTCCGTCGAGAAACCCCTCATCGAAGTGATCAATCAAATCGCCACGATCTCCGCCATTCTCGGCGGCACGCAGGGCTTCACCAAAACAGGCAGCGGAACCCTCACGCTCAATAACCCAGCGAATACATTTACCGGCGGCATCACCTTGAACGCAGGAACGATCAATTTCGCTGCCAATGCCCTCGACGATAACACCCTCACCTTTGCGGCCAATGCCACGCTAGGCTGGACGGCGGGCAACACCCAGGACATCTCTGCGCAGATCATGCTCTCGGATGGTGTAACTGCCACGCTTGCGACAGGAGCCAACGCGGTTGTCTTCACATCCACTCTAAACACAGGCCCCGAAGGCAGCGCTTCCGTCACGAAAACCGGTGCGGGTAACCTGACCCTAACTGCCGCACAAACTTATCTCGGCACCACCCGCGTGAATAATGGCCGCCTGATCCTTAGCGGAGGGGATGACCGACTTGCCGCCTCCAGCCGAGTCACGCTGGGGCAAGGAACTAACAGCGGCCTCCTGCAACTCGGTGATAGCACAGGTCCAAGCCATCAAACCCTCTCCGCCATCACCATGGCTGGGACAGGGACAGCCAATGCCATCGTGGGCGGGCACGAAACCTTTTCCAACCTAACGATTAACAATACGACGGCTGTCACCTATGCTGGCAAACTAGGCGGCGAAGGCAGCTCTGAAAACCAATTGATCCTCGTGAAAGATGGCTCGGCCGCACTCACGCTCACGAATGCGGGCAACAGCTTCGGCGGCGATGTCTGGATTGTCGGTGGCACCTTGGCCATCACCCGTTCTGGCGCGCTCGGCACAGCAGCCAAAACCGTCTACATCAGCGGAAATACCTCTGCCCCTACGCTCAAGCTCGATGGCAGCACGGAAGATATCCACCTTCCAGCCTCCATCTCCCTCGTCACGAGCAATGACAACACCACGAATCCTGCCCTCCTGAGCAATGCCGGGAACAATACCGTCGCAGGCTCCATCGCACTGACGTCAGGAGGCTTTGGCAATGGTCAAACACGCCTCAAAGTCACTGCGGGCTCATTAACGCTCTCTGGCAACCTGACGCCGTCTGAAGACGCGGCTGGCCCCACCACAGCCATCTTAGACGCCTCGCTTGGGGCAACTGGCAGAGTCCCTGGCAGCATTGCGGACCTCGGAGCTCTGACCGTCTCCATCACCAAGGCTGGCACAGGGATCTGGGAACTGGCTGGGGACAACAGCTTCACGGGAGGCGTGACCATCAATGCAGGAACCCTCCAAATCACTCGCATCGGCTCCGCTGGCACCGCTCAGCCCTTGGGCACAGCGAACACTGCTATCCTTTTGGGTTCAGGCACCACCACCGGCACCTTGGAATACACGGGCACTCAAGATGCGACCTTAACGCGTGGCATCACTTCTGCATCGGCTGGGGGAGGCATCGTTCGTAACAGCGGGGGAGCCGTGTTAACCCTCTCAGGCACTCAGGCCAAAAATGGCCGACCTCTGACGTATAGCGGTGGCACATTTCTCATCACGGGGCGCATCACAGGCGTGAATCCAGGGGATCTGATCCTTGATACGGCACGGGTTACGCTCAGCAACAATACCAATAACTACACGGGCTCCACGCTCGTTCAAAATGGCAGCACCCTCATCGTGGCCAACACCAGCGGGTCAGCCACCGGCACCAGTTCCGTCTTCGTGGATGCCAGCAGCACCCTCAAGGGCACAGGCCTGATCCAGACAGGTGCAGACGCCTCCATCATCATTCAAGGAAAGCTCATTGTTGGAGAAGCCTTGGGGCAGACGGCGGCGCTCCTTAGCCTTCAGGCCTCCCCAGAAAGCCAGCTCGTCTTTGAAGCGAACAGCGTGGTATGGCTGAATCTGTTCGCTCATCAAACCGCCGATCGCTTGGCATTGGCAGGGAGCGTGGTCATCGCCCAAGGAGCGACTCTAAAACTGACCGGCTCAGCTTTCGGCGTGGCTGGAGACTCGTTTCAGCTTTTCGATTGGGCGGGCCTCACCGGACTCAGCGGGCAATTCACCCTGGATGCTTCTGGCTTGGACCTCCCCCCTGGCTATGCCCTGGACATCAGCCAGTTGTATGACTCGGGCTACATCACACTCACCACCAGCGTGGTGCCTGAGCCTCATCGTCTGTTCATGATTCTGGCCGGAGGCCTGCTCACTCTTTTCCGCCGCCGAAGATCTTAA
- a CDS encoding CNNM domain-containing protein, producing MLFLLLWVSLTVICISFLCSLCEAVLLSLNPLSLRLQEKKENGLGVAGRWLAMKNHIERPVSAILVLNTLANTGLATLAGAVFVHVFGESWLWLFSVIISFLVLFLGELTPKILGVHHAERLAPRVIGPLTWMVNLCRPLVMVMERFCQRLKQGTVVQKTQSDQIMDIITLVQAAKAEQLLHNREEIIMIHAATLSARRTRTAMVPREAVRVFDQRKSLQENIAALGPKLHRSYPVSADGSLEQITGYVRVRELFVQNLNDPEKADWRLLVRPVLHISEKASLTQLLTLFLERQQIAALVDNPAGLITGWITMDDVMKVLMGARI from the coding sequence ATGCTCTTTCTTCTCCTTTGGGTCTCCCTGACCGTCATTTGCATTTCGTTTCTCTGCTCATTGTGTGAAGCGGTATTGCTCAGCCTCAATCCCCTCAGCCTGCGATTGCAGGAGAAGAAAGAAAACGGCTTGGGTGTCGCAGGCCGTTGGCTGGCAATGAAAAACCACATCGAGAGACCAGTGTCGGCCATCCTCGTGCTGAACACGCTGGCCAATACCGGGCTGGCGACTTTGGCGGGTGCTGTCTTTGTGCATGTCTTTGGGGAATCCTGGCTTTGGTTGTTTTCCGTCATCATCAGCTTTCTGGTGCTTTTCCTGGGCGAACTGACGCCCAAGATCTTGGGAGTTCATCACGCGGAACGGCTCGCTCCGCGCGTCATTGGTCCTCTGACCTGGATGGTAAATCTATGCCGCCCTCTGGTCATGGTGATGGAGCGCTTTTGCCAGCGGCTCAAACAAGGCACGGTGGTGCAGAAGACGCAGAGTGACCAAATCATGGACATCATCACCCTGGTGCAAGCCGCCAAGGCCGAGCAACTGCTGCATAATCGGGAGGAGATCATCATGATCCATGCGGCGACCCTCAGTGCCCGGCGGACCCGCACCGCCATGGTGCCCCGTGAAGCCGTGCGCGTGTTTGACCAACGCAAATCCCTACAGGAGAACATCGCTGCCCTGGGACCTAAACTGCATCGCAGCTACCCCGTGAGTGCGGACGGTAGCCTGGAGCAAATCACCGGCTATGTGCGGGTGCGGGAACTTTTTGTGCAGAATCTTAACGATCCCGAAAAAGCCGACTGGAGACTGCTGGTGAGACCCGTTCTGCACATCAGTGAAAAGGCCTCGCTGACTCAACTGTTGACTCTGTTTTTAGAGCGCCAGCAGATCGCCGCCCTCGTGGACAACCCTGCCGGGCTCATCACGGGCTGGATCACCATGGATGATGTGATGAAGGTGCTGATGGGGGCACGCATCTGA
- a CDS encoding FAD-dependent monooxygenase, giving the protein MSSLSVPYTAAQRSVALFYGLISHALFLGSVVVMFISLYQGLHFSLLHLHGWAAALSDGLLVVQFALGHSLLLSDRGRRWMTRMAPLGLGRELSTTLFAGLASLQLLITFLLWSSSDVVWAAPEGWAKGLLTVLYGMSWVLLAKSMKDAGLDVQVGMLGWRSIWRGQAPQYRPFTRTGMFRYSRQPIYSSFTLILWTAPVWTPDHLCLAVLWTSYCVGAPLWKEKRYRRFYGEAYERYQARVPYWFPGRKKQTMNTTQPIHATDAEVIIIGAGPVGMLLGCLLGKKGMKVLILEQRSGLPTQSQAIGITPPSLEILARLGLDQAFVQQGLLIRECHVHGPTGHVGTASFREVHLEYPFILSLPQQISMRLLAEKLETFPTVTLRRGVEVTSVRPTETEVQIEYADEQGSVTQLRAAYAVACDGHRSGVREKLRMRTTRQDYGHHFIMGDFTDHSGLGEEAHLYFTPTGAVESFPLPGGIRRWIVQTRQTDVSLPTGFISETVRIRTGMLIEKEAQLNQSHFSPWRLDCEQIYEGRVLLCGDAAHVMSPIGGQGMNTGFADAEFAAELLQGVVHRGQAVEPWLAEYDRCRRKAASTAATRASMGMGLGTWRGEFLSKLRDFLLRHILLGGPMASVVGPWFAMMTIPFKRVCESDLAARWMASTRGDLTQAAPRELVMEAR; this is encoded by the coding sequence ATGTCGAGCTTATCGGTCCCCTACACTGCCGCACAGAGGAGTGTGGCCTTGTTCTATGGTCTGATCAGTCATGCGCTCTTTTTAGGGTCCGTCGTGGTGATGTTTATCAGCCTTTATCAGGGGCTGCATTTCAGCCTGCTACATCTGCATGGCTGGGCCGCTGCGCTGAGTGATGGTCTGCTCGTGGTCCAGTTCGCTCTGGGGCATTCTCTTCTCCTCTCGGATCGGGGACGTCGTTGGATGACACGCATGGCTCCGCTTGGCCTGGGGCGTGAGCTCTCCACCACCCTTTTCGCCGGGTTAGCCTCCCTCCAGCTCCTCATTACATTCCTTCTCTGGTCGTCTTCAGATGTGGTTTGGGCAGCTCCAGAGGGTTGGGCTAAAGGTCTCCTGACCGTGCTCTATGGCATGTCGTGGGTGCTTTTAGCCAAGTCCATGAAGGATGCAGGTCTAGATGTGCAGGTGGGCATGCTGGGCTGGAGATCCATTTGGCGTGGGCAGGCACCACAATACCGTCCATTCACACGCACGGGCATGTTTCGCTACAGTCGGCAGCCGATCTATTCCTCATTCACGCTGATCCTCTGGACCGCGCCTGTCTGGACGCCCGATCACTTATGCCTCGCGGTGCTCTGGACCAGTTACTGTGTCGGGGCACCGCTCTGGAAAGAAAAACGCTACCGGCGCTTTTATGGTGAAGCTTATGAGCGTTATCAGGCGCGGGTGCCGTATTGGTTTCCTGGGAGAAAGAAACAGACGATGAACACGACGCAACCTATCCATGCCACCGATGCCGAGGTGATCATCATCGGTGCAGGTCCTGTGGGGATGTTGCTGGGCTGTTTGTTAGGCAAAAAGGGGATGAAGGTTTTGATCCTCGAGCAGCGATCGGGTTTGCCGACGCAGTCACAGGCGATCGGGATCACGCCGCCCTCCTTGGAGATTTTGGCTCGATTGGGTTTGGACCAAGCCTTTGTGCAGCAGGGCCTGTTAATCCGGGAGTGCCATGTCCACGGTCCGACGGGGCATGTAGGCACCGCCTCTTTTCGTGAGGTCCATCTGGAGTATCCTTTCATTCTGTCCCTGCCCCAGCAAATCAGCATGCGCTTGTTGGCGGAGAAGTTGGAGACCTTTCCAACGGTGACTCTCAGGCGAGGCGTGGAGGTGACTTCGGTTCGTCCCACAGAGACTGAGGTGCAGATCGAGTATGCCGACGAGCAAGGAAGCGTGACACAGCTACGGGCTGCCTATGCCGTGGCCTGTGATGGTCATCGCAGTGGTGTCCGAGAAAAACTGCGCATGCGCACGACACGGCAAGACTACGGGCATCATTTCATCATGGGAGACTTCACTGACCATTCAGGCTTGGGTGAAGAAGCGCATCTGTATTTCACACCCACGGGTGCCGTGGAGAGCTTTCCGCTGCCGGGTGGCATCCGACGATGGATCGTGCAGACTCGGCAGACAGACGTTTCCTTGCCCACTGGTTTCATCAGTGAAACGGTGCGCATCCGCACCGGGATGTTGATCGAAAAGGAAGCACAATTGAATCAAAGTCATTTCTCGCCTTGGCGACTGGACTGCGAGCAGATCTACGAAGGGCGTGTCTTGCTCTGTGGCGATGCGGCCCACGTTATGAGCCCCATTGGGGGACAAGGCATGAACACAGGCTTTGCCGATGCTGAGTTTGCTGCCGAATTGCTTCAGGGAGTGGTGCATCGTGGGCAGGCGGTGGAGCCATGGTTGGCGGAGTATGATCGCTGTCGGCGGAAAGCGGCCAGCACAGCGGCCACGCGTGCTTCCATGGGCATGGGGTTGGGCACCTGGCGAGGTGAGTTTTTGTCGAAGCTGCGTGATTTCCTCCTGCGGCACATTCTTCTGGGGGGCCCGATGGCTTCGGTGGTGGGGCCTTGGTTTGCCATGATGACCATCCCATTCAAACGTGTGTGTGAATCGGACTTGGCCGCGAGGTGGATGGCGTCGACGCGTGGAGATCTCACCCAGGCGGCTCCCCGCGAGTTGGTTATGGAAGCGCGATAG